In Serratia marcescens subsp. marcescens ATCC 13880, a single genomic region encodes these proteins:
- a CDS encoding beta-N-acetylhexosaminidase, with amino-acid sequence MHRPFRYTLLASSLWFSCGALAQPAGDLPLMPWPQQVEVTQPAGKLILDHRLSLSLQGDELGDALPRWRQRIELQTGWTLAPREEANGAAIKVVIKDRVAAQPLPGSDESYRLVVTPQGATLTANTRFGALRGMETLLQLLQTDGQNTFLPLVDIRDVPRFPWRGVLLDSARHFLPLPDILRQLDGMAAAKLNVFHWHLTDDQGWRFASEHYPKLQQQASDGQFYTREQMRQVVAYATARGIRVVPEIDMPGHASSIAVAYPDLMSAPGPYRMEREWGVHKPTLDPTRDEVYQFVNTIVGELAAIFPDPYLHIGGDEVDASQWRASPSIQAFMQQNGLADTHALQAYFNQKLEKILEKHQRQMVGWDEIYHPSLPRSIVIQSWKGQDSLGASAQDGYQGILSTGFYLDQPQSTAYHYRNEILPQPLGVETAVQPGEQAQSWRFSMPRLKGSAVEGSFTLIEGKQGWRGFIDFNGKSRRAVHDIVWRTPQQVTFRVDTWMGDTRPVFTLQQDKLSGYTLVGNVRYPTQGDKLAAAPAGKMPVVPDEKGQANILGGEAALWAENVRAPLIDLKLWPRAFAVAERLWSAQDVTDENNMYRRLAAIDAWSVVSVGLQQHAETAREFTRLSNSVQIVPLQILAEAVEPAQYYTRQHLKFQAGNYHQFEPLNRFADALPPESEAVRAMHAQVAALLKDKRDKAAAQALRERLQRWQANGAALQTAIAGNRTLRDLAPVAQDVDALAALGLTLLERHQQGKPLSRAEAEQAQRRLDAAAQTRDEVVIAAVYPLEALLRGLKTE; translated from the coding sequence ATGCACAGACCTTTCCGTTATACGCTACTGGCTTCATCGTTATGGTTTTCTTGCGGCGCGCTGGCGCAGCCGGCTGGCGATCTGCCGCTGATGCCCTGGCCGCAGCAGGTGGAAGTGACGCAACCGGCGGGCAAACTGATTTTGGATCACCGGCTGTCGTTAAGCCTCCAGGGTGACGAACTGGGTGACGCGCTGCCGCGCTGGCGCCAGCGCATCGAGTTGCAGACCGGCTGGACGCTGGCGCCGAGGGAGGAAGCAAACGGCGCGGCGATCAAGGTGGTGATCAAGGATCGGGTGGCGGCGCAGCCGCTGCCGGGCAGCGATGAGAGTTACCGGCTGGTGGTCACGCCGCAGGGCGCCACGCTGACCGCCAACACCCGCTTCGGCGCGCTGCGCGGCATGGAGACCCTGCTGCAACTGCTGCAGACCGACGGGCAAAACACCTTCCTGCCGCTGGTGGATATTCGCGACGTGCCGCGTTTTCCGTGGCGCGGCGTGCTGCTGGATTCGGCGCGCCATTTCCTGCCGCTGCCGGACATTTTGCGCCAGCTCGACGGCATGGCGGCGGCCAAGCTCAACGTGTTCCACTGGCACCTGACCGACGATCAGGGCTGGCGCTTTGCCTCCGAGCATTATCCCAAGTTGCAACAGCAGGCCAGCGACGGCCAGTTCTACACCCGCGAGCAGATGCGGCAGGTGGTGGCTTACGCCACGGCGCGCGGCATTCGCGTGGTGCCGGAGATCGACATGCCGGGGCACGCCTCCAGCATCGCGGTGGCCTATCCCGACCTGATGAGCGCGCCGGGGCCGTATCGGATGGAGCGCGAGTGGGGCGTGCATAAGCCGACGCTCGATCCGACCCGCGACGAGGTGTATCAGTTTGTCAATACGATCGTCGGCGAGCTGGCGGCGATCTTCCCCGATCCTTATCTGCACATCGGCGGCGACGAAGTGGACGCCAGCCAGTGGCGGGCGTCGCCGTCGATTCAGGCGTTTATGCAGCAGAACGGGCTGGCGGATACCCATGCGCTGCAGGCCTACTTCAACCAGAAGCTGGAAAAGATCCTCGAGAAGCACCAGCGGCAGATGGTCGGCTGGGACGAGATCTACCATCCGTCGCTGCCGCGCTCGATCGTCATTCAGTCTTGGAAAGGGCAAGACTCGCTGGGCGCCAGCGCGCAGGACGGCTATCAGGGCATCCTCTCCACCGGTTTCTACCTCGATCAGCCGCAAAGCACCGCCTATCACTACCGCAATGAAATTCTGCCGCAGCCGCTGGGGGTTGAGACAGCGGTACAACCCGGCGAGCAGGCGCAAAGCTGGCGTTTCAGCATGCCGCGCCTGAAGGGCAGCGCGGTGGAGGGCAGCTTCACGCTGATCGAGGGCAAGCAGGGCTGGCGCGGCTTTATCGATTTCAACGGCAAGTCGCGCCGCGCGGTGCACGACATCGTCTGGCGCACGCCGCAGCAGGTGACGTTCCGCGTCGATACCTGGATGGGCGACACACGGCCGGTGTTTACGCTGCAACAGGACAAGCTCAGCGGCTATACGTTGGTCGGCAACGTGCGTTACCCCACCCAGGGCGACAAACTGGCGGCGGCGCCGGCGGGCAAGATGCCGGTGGTACCGGATGAGAAGGGGCAGGCCAACATTCTCGGCGGGGAAGCGGCGCTGTGGGCGGAAAACGTGCGCGCGCCGCTGATCGATCTTAAGCTGTGGCCGCGCGCCTTTGCGGTGGCGGAGCGGCTGTGGTCGGCGCAGGACGTCACCGATGAGAACAACATGTACCGGCGGCTGGCGGCGATCGACGCCTGGTCGGTGGTGTCGGTCGGCCTGCAGCAGCACGCGGAAACGGCGCGCGAATTCACCCGGCTGAGCAACAGCGTGCAGATCGTGCCGCTGCAGATCCTGGCCGAGGCGGTGGAACCGGCGCAGTATTACACCCGCCAGCATCTGAAGTTCCAGGCCGGCAACTATCACCAGTTCGAACCGCTGAACCGCTTCGCCGATGCGCTGCCGCCGGAGAGCGAGGCGGTGCGCGCCATGCATGCCCAGGTCGCGGCCTTGCTGAAGGATAAGCGCGATAAGGCGGCGGCGCAGGCGCTGCGCGAACGGCTGCAGCGCTGGCAGGCGAACGGCGCGGCATTGCAAACGGCGATCGCGGGCAACCGCACGCTGCGCGATCTGGCGCCGGTGGCGCAGGACGTGGATGCCCTGGCCGCATTAGGGTTAACGCTGCTGGAACGCCATCAGCAGGGCAAACCGCTGAGCCGAGCCGAGGCCGAACAAGCGCAGCGCCGGCTGGATGCGGCGGCGCAGACGCGCGACGAAGTGGTGATTGCCGCGGTGTACCCGCTGGAGGCGCTGCTGCGGGGGCTTAAAACGGAGTGA
- the mgtA gene encoding magnesium-translocating P-type ATPase, protein MKLKKLPRQLLGLFARGLPRRLVRRDSLLDSVGGAARDMPAGLAQQRLACAAAETMQLFERFHSHPEGITAHEAEQVRQRCGENVIDDQQKEAWWQHLWHCYRNPFNLLLTALGMISYATEDLTGALVIALMVLISTLLNFIQEARSNRAADALKAMVSNTATVIRSDAHTGKSEHVELPIAQLVPGDIIKLAAGDMIPADLRVLSAKDLFISQAALTGESLPVEKSATPQLPAADPLDCRNLCFMGTNVVSGTALAMVIGTGGGTYFGQLAQRVTSQDEQPNAFQSGISKVSWLLIRFMLVMTPIVLLINGYTKGDWWEAALFALSVAVGLTPEMLPMIVTSTLAKGAVKLSRQKVIVKRLDAIQNFGAMDILCTDKTGTLTQDKIVLERHTDAFGAGSERVLRYAWLNSFYQTGLKNLLDVAVLSCAEQNRQPEALQNYRKVDEIPFDFVRRRMSVVVAKDNEYHELVCKGALEEMLAICSHVRHEDEVIPLSEALLARIRRITDDLNQQGLRVVAVANKILPAQTHEYGVADESDLILEGYVAFLDPPKESTAPALAALKQNGVTVKILTGDNELVAAKVCRDVGLEADHLLRGSEIEQMDDEQLAQAAARTTVFAKLTPLHKERIVKLLRRQGHVVGFMGDGINDAPALRAADIGISVDSAVDIAKEAADIILLEKSLMVLEQGVIEGRRTFANMLKYIKMTASSNFGNVFSVLIASAFLPFLPMLPLHLLIQNLMYDISQIAIPFDNVDDDQITQPQRWNSADLGRFMVFFGPISSIFDVLTFSLMWWVFKANTPDMQTLFQSGWFVEGLLSQTLIVHMIRTRKIPFIQSRPSWPLCIMTLAVIATGIGLVFSPLAGFLQLQALPLGYFPWLVLILAGYMVLTQCVKGWFVRRYGWQ, encoded by the coding sequence ATGAAATTGAAAAAACTCCCCCGTCAGCTGCTGGGCCTGTTCGCCCGCGGCCTCCCGCGCCGTTTGGTGCGCCGCGACAGCCTGCTGGACAGCGTCGGCGGCGCTGCGCGCGATATGCCGGCCGGCCTGGCTCAGCAGCGGCTGGCATGCGCCGCCGCAGAGACGATGCAGCTGTTTGAGCGTTTCCACAGCCACCCGGAAGGCATTACCGCCCATGAGGCGGAGCAGGTGCGCCAGCGCTGCGGCGAGAACGTCATCGACGATCAGCAGAAAGAGGCCTGGTGGCAGCACCTGTGGCACTGCTACCGCAACCCGTTCAACCTGCTGCTGACCGCGCTCGGCATGATCTCTTACGCTACCGAGGATCTCACCGGCGCCTTGGTGATCGCGCTGATGGTGCTGATCTCCACGCTGCTGAACTTCATCCAGGAGGCGCGCTCCAACCGGGCGGCCGATGCGCTGAAGGCGATGGTGAGCAACACCGCCACGGTGATCCGCAGCGACGCGCACACCGGCAAGAGCGAACACGTGGAGCTGCCGATCGCGCAGCTGGTGCCGGGCGACATCATCAAGCTGGCGGCCGGCGACATGATCCCGGCGGATCTGCGCGTGCTGTCGGCCAAGGATCTGTTCATCAGCCAGGCGGCGCTGACCGGCGAATCGCTGCCGGTGGAGAAATCCGCCACGCCGCAATTGCCGGCGGCCGATCCGCTCGACTGCCGGAACCTGTGCTTCATGGGCACCAACGTGGTCAGCGGCACCGCGCTGGCGATGGTGATCGGCACCGGCGGCGGCACCTACTTCGGCCAGTTGGCGCAGCGCGTCACCAGCCAGGATGAACAGCCGAACGCCTTCCAGAGCGGCATCAGCAAGGTCAGTTGGCTGCTGATCCGCTTTATGCTGGTGATGACGCCGATCGTGCTGCTGATCAACGGCTACACCAAGGGCGACTGGTGGGAGGCGGCGCTGTTCGCGCTGTCGGTGGCGGTCGGGCTGACGCCGGAGATGCTGCCGATGATCGTCACCTCGACGCTGGCCAAAGGGGCGGTGAAACTGTCGCGCCAGAAGGTGATCGTCAAACGGCTGGACGCCATCCAGAACTTCGGCGCGATGGACATTCTGTGCACCGACAAGACCGGCACCCTGACCCAGGACAAGATCGTGCTGGAGCGCCATACCGATGCGTTCGGCGCCGGCAGCGAGCGGGTGCTGCGCTACGCCTGGCTGAACAGCTTCTACCAGACCGGGCTGAAAAACCTGCTCGACGTGGCGGTGCTGAGCTGCGCGGAGCAGAACCGGCAGCCGGAGGCGCTGCAAAACTACCGCAAGGTGGATGAGATCCCGTTCGACTTCGTGCGCCGCCGCATGTCGGTGGTGGTGGCCAAAGACAACGAGTATCACGAGCTGGTGTGCAAGGGCGCGCTGGAAGAGATGCTGGCGATTTGCAGCCACGTGCGCCACGAAGACGAGGTGATCCCGCTGAGCGAGGCGCTGCTGGCGCGCATTCGCCGCATCACCGACGATCTCAACCAGCAGGGGCTGCGGGTGGTAGCAGTGGCCAACAAGATCCTGCCGGCGCAAACCCATGAATACGGCGTGGCGGACGAGTCGGATCTGATCCTCGAAGGCTACGTCGCCTTCCTCGATCCGCCGAAGGAAAGCACCGCACCGGCGCTGGCGGCGCTGAAACAGAACGGCGTCACGGTGAAGATCCTCACCGGCGACAACGAGCTGGTGGCCGCCAAAGTGTGCCGGGACGTCGGGCTCGAGGCCGATCATCTGCTGCGCGGCAGCGAGATCGAGCAGATGGACGACGAGCAGCTGGCGCAGGCGGCGGCGCGCACCACGGTGTTCGCCAAGCTGACGCCGCTGCACAAGGAGCGCATCGTCAAACTGCTGCGCCGCCAGGGGCACGTGGTGGGCTTTATGGGCGACGGCATCAATGACGCGCCGGCGCTGCGCGCGGCCGATATCGGCATCTCCGTCGATTCGGCGGTGGACATCGCCAAGGAAGCGGCGGACATCATCCTGCTGGAAAAAAGCCTGATGGTGCTGGAGCAAGGGGTGATCGAAGGGCGCCGCACCTTCGCCAACATGCTGAAATACATCAAGATGACCGCCAGCTCCAACTTCGGCAACGTGTTCAGCGTGCTGATCGCCAGCGCTTTCCTGCCGTTTCTGCCGATGCTGCCGCTGCACCTGTTGATTCAGAACCTGATGTACGACATCTCGCAGATCGCCATCCCGTTCGATAACGTCGACGACGATCAGATCACCCAGCCGCAGCGCTGGAACTCCGCCGATCTGGGGCGGTTTATGGTGTTCTTTGGGCCGATCAGTTCGATCTTCGACGTGCTGACCTTCAGCCTGATGTGGTGGGTATTCAAGGCCAATACGCCGGACATGCAGACGCTGTTCCAGTCCGGCTGGTTCGTGGAAGGGCTGCTGTCGCAGACGCTGATCGTGCACATGATCCGCACGCGCAAAATTCCGTTTATCCAGAGCCGCCCGTCCTGGCCGCTGTGCATCATGACGCTGGCGGTGATCGCCACCGGCATCGGCCTGGTGTTCTCACCGCTGGCCGGCTTCCTGCAGCTGCAGGCGCTGCCGCTCGGCTACTTCCCGTGGCTGGTGCTGATCCTCGCTGGTTACATGGTGCTGACCCAGTGCGTGAAAGGCTGGTTCGTGCGCCGCTACGGCTGGCAATAA